The Urbifossiella limnaea genome has a window encoding:
- a CDS encoding DNA primase family protein has translation MPKIPESAQKSPQPNSENRTAPNPVSEKEAKDTKWSSGWLPPGTLLAKYGETLEHAVLKHRGDPTDYSGRRGGPTVLWADSADVIALIPEPSASEPCSEQTAPSHLVESEGGPHTPEADAAPPGNDAVPVLHQFLSMAECRTDVANAHRLVELAGSDLRYVPEWKEWIVWDGQRWVRDANGIVVREKAKAVPARLWEEIARSDAPPPMLAQYIAYAKVSSSAHGITNMVDLARGLLAISATRLDASPMLLNVPNGTLDLRTGELRPHDRYDFLTKLCPTPFDPAAPCPTWERFLREVFEGNGELIAYLQRFFGYGLTGDISEQVLPIFWGGGSNGKSTLVNALLAVVGDDHAGSPPQTLFKVSTHGDRHPTELMTLRGRRLMMAQETEAGCKLNEALIKHLTGGDRVTGRGMYENFTTFSPTHKILLGTNYKPEVKGCDYAIWRRLKLIEFRRQFKGSEVDRKLPWKLLAEAQGILAWMVRGCMEWQKGGLMEPKCIADATAKYAREQDVIGQFLNLRCERGNYVTSASDLYRAFMDLFPDSGITQTAFGTDLGRRGFESVMYKSGPLAGRVGRKGLRLT, from the coding sequence ATGCCGAAGATTCCAGAATCCGCACAGAAAAGTCCACAGCCGAATTCGGAAAACCGCACGGCCCCGAACCCCGTTTCTGAAAAGGAGGCGAAGGACACGAAGTGGTCCAGTGGCTGGCTACCTCCTGGCACCCTACTGGCGAAGTACGGAGAGACGCTCGAACACGCTGTCCTGAAGCACCGCGGCGACCCAACCGACTACTCGGGGAGACGGGGCGGGCCAACCGTCCTTTGGGCCGATAGTGCCGACGTGATAGCCCTGATCCCCGAGCCTTCAGCTTCCGAGCCCTGCTCCGAGCAGACGGCACCCTCGCATCTCGTGGAAAGCGAGGGAGGGCCACACACTCCGGAGGCAGATGCAGCACCGCCAGGCAATGATGCCGTACCTGTCCTCCACCAGTTTCTGTCGATGGCGGAGTGTCGCACGGATGTCGCGAACGCACACCGGCTCGTCGAACTCGCCGGATCGGACCTACGGTATGTGCCCGAGTGGAAGGAATGGATCGTCTGGGATGGGCAGCGGTGGGTGCGGGATGCGAACGGGATCGTCGTCAGGGAGAAGGCGAAGGCCGTGCCCGCGAGGCTGTGGGAGGAAATCGCTCGGTCCGATGCCCCGCCGCCGATGCTGGCCCAGTACATCGCCTACGCCAAAGTCTCCTCCTCTGCTCACGGTATCACCAACATGGTGGATCTCGCACGCGGCCTGCTTGCGATTTCTGCAACCAGGTTGGACGCCAGCCCGATGCTCCTGAACGTGCCAAATGGCACACTCGACCTGCGGACGGGCGAGTTGCGGCCGCATGACCGCTACGACTTCCTGACCAAGCTCTGCCCGACCCCGTTCGACCCCGCGGCCCCCTGCCCGACATGGGAGCGATTCCTGCGAGAAGTCTTCGAGGGGAATGGCGAACTGATCGCCTACCTCCAGCGATTCTTCGGGTACGGCCTGACCGGAGATATTTCGGAGCAGGTACTCCCCATCTTCTGGGGGGGAGGGAGTAACGGGAAGTCGACCCTCGTCAATGCCCTGCTCGCTGTCGTAGGCGATGATCACGCTGGCAGCCCCCCTCAGACGCTGTTCAAGGTATCGACCCACGGGGATCGGCACCCGACCGAACTGATGACGCTCCGCGGTCGGCGGCTGATGATGGCCCAAGAGACGGAGGCCGGCTGCAAGCTGAACGAGGCTCTGATTAAGCACCTGACCGGGGGAGACCGGGTCACCGGCCGCGGGATGTACGAGAACTTCACCACGTTCAGCCCGACCCACAAGATCTTGCTCGGCACGAATTACAAACCCGAGGTCAAGGGCTGCGATTACGCGATCTGGCGACGGCTGAAGCTGATCGAGTTCCGGCGGCAATTTAAGGGGTCCGAGGTCGATCGCAAGCTTCCGTGGAAGCTTCTAGCCGAGGCCCAGGGCATTCTCGCATGGATGGTTCGGGGGTGCATGGAGTGGCAGAAGGGCGGGCTCATGGAGCCGAAGTGCATCGCTGACGCCACGGCGAAGTATGCACGAGAGCAGGATGTGATCGGACAGTTTCTGAACTTGCGGTGCGAGCGAGGGAACTACGTTACATCGGCATCTGACCTCTATCGGGCCTTTATGGATCTGTTCCCCGATTCTGGCATCACGCAGACGGCCTTCGGGACGGATCTGGGTCGGCGGGGGTTCGAATCCGTCATGTATAAATCAGGGCCACTTGCAGGACGCGTAGGTCGCAAGGGGCTGAGGCTCACGTAA
- a CDS encoding helix-turn-helix domain-containing protein, translating to MAKKGVPIRHAGVVERFAARLRELRLARGMTQADLAQQASVTPNYVGKLENAGAAPGIDLVERLGVALGVTASDLLQSSTPSDPRPVLRDQARRLLDRVAEDDHALTFLVPLLARLAGGPGSL from the coding sequence GTGGCGAAGAAGGGGGTTCCGATCCGGCATGCGGGGGTAGTCGAGCGGTTCGCCGCCCGGCTCCGGGAACTGCGATTGGCCCGTGGGATGACGCAGGCAGACCTAGCCCAGCAAGCAAGCGTGACCCCGAACTACGTCGGGAAGTTGGAGAACGCTGGAGCCGCCCCAGGAATCGATCTGGTCGAGCGGCTCGGAGTGGCCCTCGGCGTGACGGCTTCGGACCTGCTGCAATCGAGCACCCCGAGCGACCCGCGACCTGTCCTCCGCGACCAGGCCCGCCGCCTCCTCGACCGCGTAGCCGAGGACGACCACGCCCTCACCTTTCTGGTTCCCCTCCTTGCCCGTCTGGCTGGCGGTCCTGGCAGCCTCTGA
- a CDS encoding metallophosphoesterase family protein has protein sequence MKAIISDIHSNLEALQAVMADIKAQGITDIYCLGDVVGYGPNPRECIDLVMTAKVVILGNHDQGAMFDPDGFNGPAEKAIFWTRAQLESAPDSRAAREKRWEFLADRPRSHRENGYLFVHGSARNPLNEYVFPEDVYNQRKMERIFSLVEKYCFQGHTHVPGVFTENLQFLSPEEVDSAYKLDGRKTLCNVGSVGQPRDGNWRACYVVLDDDTIRFRRVEYDVETTIKKIYDTPDLENFLGDRLREGR, from the coding sequence GTGAAGGCGATAATCAGCGACATCCACAGCAATCTCGAAGCCTTGCAGGCCGTCATGGCCGACATCAAGGCCCAGGGCATCACGGACATCTATTGCCTCGGCGACGTCGTCGGCTACGGCCCGAACCCGCGCGAGTGCATCGACCTCGTCATGACCGCCAAGGTCGTCATCCTCGGCAACCACGACCAGGGCGCGATGTTCGACCCGGACGGGTTCAACGGCCCCGCCGAGAAGGCCATCTTCTGGACGCGGGCGCAACTGGAGAGCGCCCCGGACAGCCGGGCGGCGCGCGAGAAGCGCTGGGAGTTCCTGGCCGACCGGCCGCGGAGCCACAGGGAGAACGGCTACCTGTTCGTCCACGGCAGCGCCCGCAACCCGCTCAACGAGTACGTCTTCCCCGAGGACGTGTACAACCAGCGGAAGATGGAGCGCATCTTCTCGCTGGTCGAGAAGTACTGCTTCCAGGGGCACACGCACGTGCCCGGGGTGTTCACCGAGAACCTGCAGTTCCTCAGCCCCGAGGAGGTCGATTCGGCGTACAAGCTGGACGGCCGCAAGACGCTGTGCAACGTGGGGAGCGTCGGCCAGCCGCGCGACGGCAACTGGCGGGCGTGCTACGTGGTGCTGGACGACGACACGATTCGGTTCCGCCGCGTCGAGTACGACGTGGAGACGACGATCAAAAAGATCTACGACACGCCGGACCTGGAGAACTTCCTCGGCGACCGGCTCCGCGAAGGGCGATAA
- a CDS encoding GIY-YIG nuclease family protein, translating to MAIVNYGLFWQREEVNWKPGQGGQFRLLGRNGVNKPGLRVADFREQTGVYILYGNYGVFRVGIVTESRLGIRLRDHHTNYSEHEWDRFSWFGFRAVDWSPDETGVCGLNDTRYLDAEAWIRDIESLLIRAMGPTGQRIENFRYEERWEQVPESDAVYWLNKVRPAGDD from the coding sequence GTGGCAATCGTCAACTATGGCCTGTTCTGGCAGCGGGAGGAAGTGAACTGGAAGCCGGGACAGGGAGGGCAGTTTCGCCTGCTTGGCCGGAACGGGGTGAATAAGCCCGGCCTTCGCGTGGCGGACTTCCGTGAGCAGACGGGCGTTTACATCCTCTACGGCAACTACGGGGTCTTCCGCGTCGGGATCGTTACGGAATCGCGTCTCGGCATTCGGCTACGTGACCACCACACGAACTACAGTGAACACGAGTGGGACCGCTTTTCGTGGTTCGGGTTCCGTGCCGTGGACTGGAGCCCCGACGAAACGGGCGTGTGCGGGTTGAACGATACCCGCTATCTCGATGCCGAAGCCTGGATTAGAGACATCGAATCGTTACTGATTCGGGCGATGGGGCCGACGGGCCAGCGTATCGAGAACTTCCGCTACGAAGAACGCTGGGAACAAGTCCCGGAGAGCGATGCAGTGTACTGGTTGAACAAGGTTCGGCCCGCCGGGGACGACTAA
- a CDS encoding MerR family transcriptional regulator translates to MTQLLQDRFTSAELCAITGLPSLTLAQWVGRGLLTPVRVGGRGRGFPHLFSQTQVLAVMAGLRWREAGAGADWVAGVVKCLGSLDATTLESAIADGRTYTVPAARLGGEWVPGELIEPTGEAGMLPPGLDLADIQRCMLGRLAQHAPCSR, encoded by the coding sequence ATGACACAGCTACTGCAAGATCGGTTCACCTCTGCGGAGCTATGTGCAATCACGGGGCTGCCAAGCCTGACGCTCGCCCAGTGGGTCGGGAGGGGGCTGCTTACACCCGTTCGGGTCGGGGGCCGCGGCCGAGGTTTCCCGCACCTGTTCTCCCAGACGCAGGTGCTTGCTGTGATGGCCGGGCTCCGCTGGCGTGAAGCTGGGGCAGGGGCGGATTGGGTGGCCGGTGTGGTGAAGTGCCTGGGCTCTCTCGACGCGACCACGCTGGAATCGGCCATCGCCGACGGTCGGACGTACACGGTGCCGGCGGCTCGGCTCGGAGGAGAGTGGGTACCGGGTGAGCTGATCGAACCTACAGGCGAGGCAGGCATGCTGCCGCCCGGGCTCGACCTCGCCGACATTCAGAGGTGCATGCTGGGACGCCTCGCCCAGCACGCTCCGTGTTCTCGATGA
- a CDS encoding M48 family metalloprotease: MGLYEDYVDLLALHNVDPPEKVTHVDLLKGLEQMAASSDPTQRAIGAKAVEVHNKYGSQVDEFVRRHGKYSASGMLDTYVTFINDVLHREGRTLRDDIFIDEFPTGEFNACAVRTNNGHLCLLNTGLLKLLYHLSLSSCYLIKGNVLNQTLDFSARLALEDEASLPAIGAAIKSIYAYLAFGQHPYPIEIQEGMHEAALLYANGIAGGMRTFVVGHELAHVTLGHLDTSEKRSVIAENGRLEVASSSQEQEYEADLESQRLMLKITGPGMSFAFGGVCFLTCGLIVESFQSKLFGSTVDSQRHRATHPPTHLRLMQLWQALEQQVSKDELAATATIARLLFDLLSILDATSIEHTTNGIKIHFNKAAIGQSSELRRSPDAPPAT, encoded by the coding sequence ATGGGACTTTATGAAGATTACGTTGACCTTCTTGCTCTACACAACGTAGACCCTCCTGAGAAAGTAACGCATGTCGATCTACTAAAGGGACTGGAACAGATGGCAGCCTCGTCAGACCCGACGCAGCGGGCGATCGGGGCGAAGGCAGTAGAGGTGCATAATAAATATGGAAGCCAAGTTGATGAGTTCGTGCGGCGACATGGCAAGTATTCGGCGAGTGGCATGCTCGATACCTACGTCACTTTTATAAACGACGTGCTTCATCGAGAGGGCCGTACACTAAGAGACGACATCTTTATCGACGAGTTTCCAACAGGAGAATTCAATGCTTGCGCCGTACGGACCAATAATGGGCACCTGTGCTTATTGAACACCGGCCTTCTTAAGTTGCTGTATCATCTATCACTTTCGTCGTGCTATCTGATTAAAGGCAATGTATTGAATCAAACACTCGATTTCTCCGCGCGTTTAGCCTTGGAGGACGAAGCGTCACTGCCAGCTATCGGAGCAGCAATCAAATCGATCTACGCATACTTAGCGTTCGGACAGCATCCTTATCCGATAGAGATCCAAGAGGGAATGCACGAGGCCGCACTCTTATACGCCAATGGGATTGCGGGGGGAATGCGGACGTTCGTGGTTGGTCACGAACTTGCCCATGTAACCCTGGGCCATCTAGATACGTCTGAAAAGCGCAGCGTCATCGCTGAGAATGGCCGGCTTGAGGTCGCTAGTAGCAGCCAGGAGCAAGAGTATGAAGCGGATTTAGAATCGCAACGGCTGATGCTCAAGATAACCGGTCCGGGTATGAGCTTTGCCTTTGGTGGCGTCTGCTTTCTCACTTGTGGCCTGATCGTTGAATCGTTCCAGTCAAAGCTTTTTGGTAGCACAGTGGACAGTCAGCGCCATCGCGCCACGCACCCACCGACGCACCTCCGCCTCATGCAGCTTTGGCAAGCCCTTGAACAGCAGGTGTCTAAGGATGAGCTTGCAGCAACTGCAACAATTGCCAGGTTGCTATTCGATTTATTATCTATTTTGGATGCGACGTCGATCGAACATACTACAAATGGTATCAAGATACATTTCAACAAAGCTGCTATTGGGCAGAGCAGCGAGTTGCGTCGATCCCCTGATGCCCCCCCCGCAACATAA
- a CDS encoding alpha/beta hydrolase family esterase, with the protein MLTRVALGGRSYLLFTPPPGPTPPPLVVVLHGAGGTAEWADGETGWSATAAREGFALALPDALPPDPAKPPKFLTNAARWDVGSGGDEDLLDPPDARPDDLAFLSDVLTDATRRAGADPRRVSVTGFSNGAAMAFRVAAELSDRVAAVAPVAGYCRVPEGFRTARPVPTLYLIGAADPLVPVRGGAVRSPWKHRLVTRRPVAESLGRWARILGCSPGPVEESDAGGVRTDAYPGPVPFRAVTVEGLGHHWPGGKGQLNPRVAGPPSAVLNATAVIWEFVREYRS; encoded by the coding sequence GTGCTCACCCGCGTGGCCCTCGGCGGCCGGTCGTACCTGCTGTTCACCCCCCCGCCGGGGCCGACCCCGCCGCCGCTCGTCGTCGTGCTGCACGGCGCCGGCGGCACCGCCGAATGGGCCGACGGCGAGACCGGCTGGTCCGCCACCGCCGCCCGCGAGGGCTTCGCACTCGCACTGCCCGACGCGCTGCCGCCGGACCCGGCGAAGCCGCCGAAGTTCCTCACCAACGCCGCCCGTTGGGACGTGGGGAGCGGCGGCGACGAAGACCTACTCGACCCGCCGGACGCCCGCCCCGACGACCTCGCGTTCCTGAGTGACGTCCTCACCGACGCCACCCGCCGCGCCGGGGCCGACCCGCGGCGGGTGTCCGTGACCGGCTTCTCGAACGGCGCCGCGATGGCCTTCCGGGTCGCGGCCGAGCTGAGCGACCGCGTCGCCGCGGTGGCGCCCGTCGCCGGGTACTGCCGCGTGCCCGAGGGCTTCCGCACCGCCCGGCCGGTGCCGACGCTCTACCTCATCGGCGCCGCCGACCCGCTCGTGCCGGTCCGCGGCGGCGCCGTGCGCAGCCCGTGGAAACACCGCCTCGTGACGCGCCGCCCCGTCGCCGAGTCGCTGGGGCGGTGGGCGCGAATCCTCGGCTGCTCGCCGGGGCCGGTGGAGGAGTCGGACGCGGGCGGCGTGCGGACCGACGCGTACCCCGGGCCGGTGCCGTTCCGCGCCGTGACGGTCGAGGGGCTCGGGCACCACTGGCCTGGCGGGAAGGGGCAGCTGAACCCGCGCGTCGCCGGGCCGCCGTCGGCGGTACTGAACGCGACCGCAGTCATCTGGGAATTCGTCCGGGAATACCGCTCCTGA
- a CDS encoding sodium-translocating pyrophosphatase, with translation MLTDSPDQRAPRRAPRAVAAVLALLLLGGPALAQNAPAGQPKKGGGEANLVLPDLNKAEFVGGIGGKNLLYLGLVVSVAGLAFGLVVYNQLKNMPVHRTMLEVSELIYETCKTYLFTQGKFLAVLWVFIGAIIFVYFGYLTTYTDPATGVSQHGFPPERVAIILFFSVVGILGSYGVAWFGIRVNTFANSRTAFAALTGKAYPCYAIPLKAGISIGMLLISVELLLMLIILMFIPGELAGACFIGFAIGESLGAAALRVAGGIFTKIADIGADLMKIVFKIKEDDARNPGVIADCTGDNAGDSVGPSADGFETYGVTGVALITFILLAVADPMVQIQLLVWIFMMRVMMVVASAASYFINEARAKAKYSEMKDFNYEAPLTVLVWLTSIVSVVLTYAVSYLLIPNIAGNTDLWWQLSTIITCGTLAGAIIPELVKVFTSTESGHVKEVVTSSRQGGASLNILSGLVAGNFSAYWIGMAILGLMGVAWWISLSIPPIMLAPAVFAFGLVAFGFLGMGPVTIAVDSYGPVTDNAQSVYELSTIEGVPGIREEIQRDFGFAADFETAKENLEKNDGAGNTFKATAKPVLIGTAVVGATTMIFAIIVGLTQGLKPELVVNLSILNPLFLLGLIAGGAVIYWFTGASMQAVTTGAYRAVEFIKANIRLDDTVTKASTEDSKKVVEICTKYAQAGMFNIFLVVFFSTLGFAFLDSFFFIGYLISIALFGLYQAIFMANAGGAWDNAKKIVETELKMKGTPLHDATVVGDTVGDPFKDTSSVALNPIIKFTTLFGLLAVELAVELTATRGSGLAHGLAAAFLAVSMVFVWRSFYGMRIQDGGDHGHAKA, from the coding sequence ATGCTGACCGACTCTCCCGACCAGCGGGCGCCGCGGCGCGCCCCCCGCGCCGTTGCCGCCGTCCTGGCGCTGCTCCTGCTAGGCGGCCCCGCGCTGGCCCAGAACGCGCCCGCGGGGCAACCCAAGAAAGGCGGCGGCGAGGCCAACCTCGTCCTGCCCGACCTCAACAAGGCCGAGTTCGTCGGCGGCATCGGCGGCAAGAACCTCCTGTACCTCGGCCTCGTCGTGTCCGTCGCCGGGCTGGCGTTCGGCCTCGTCGTCTACAACCAGCTCAAGAACATGCCCGTCCACCGCACCATGCTCGAGGTCAGCGAGCTGATCTACGAGACGTGCAAGACGTACCTGTTCACCCAGGGGAAGTTCCTCGCCGTGCTCTGGGTGTTCATCGGGGCGATCATCTTCGTCTACTTCGGCTACCTCACCACCTACACCGACCCGGCCACCGGCGTGTCGCAGCACGGGTTCCCGCCCGAGCGGGTGGCGATCATCCTGTTCTTCAGCGTGGTCGGCATCCTCGGCAGCTACGGCGTGGCGTGGTTCGGCATCCGGGTGAACACGTTCGCCAACAGCCGCACCGCGTTCGCCGCCCTCACGGGTAAGGCCTACCCGTGCTACGCCATCCCGTTGAAGGCCGGCATCTCGATCGGCATGCTGCTCATCTCCGTCGAACTGCTGCTGATGCTCATCATCCTGATGTTCATCCCGGGCGAGCTGGCCGGGGCGTGCTTCATCGGGTTCGCCATCGGCGAGAGCCTCGGCGCGGCGGCCCTGCGGGTCGCCGGCGGCATCTTCACGAAGATCGCCGACATCGGCGCCGACCTGATGAAGATCGTGTTCAAGATCAAGGAGGACGACGCCCGCAACCCCGGCGTCATCGCCGACTGCACCGGCGACAACGCCGGCGACTCGGTCGGCCCGTCCGCCGACGGGTTCGAGACGTACGGCGTGACCGGCGTGGCGCTCATCACGTTCATCCTGCTGGCCGTGGCCGACCCGATGGTGCAGATTCAGCTGCTCGTCTGGATCTTCATGATGCGCGTGATGATGGTGGTGGCGTCGGCCGCGTCGTACTTCATCAACGAGGCGCGGGCCAAGGCGAAGTACAGCGAGATGAAGGACTTCAACTACGAGGCGCCGCTGACCGTGCTCGTGTGGCTCACCTCGATCGTGTCGGTCGTCCTCACCTACGCCGTGTCGTACCTGCTGATCCCGAACATCGCCGGGAACACCGACCTGTGGTGGCAGCTCAGCACGATCATCACCTGCGGCACGCTCGCCGGGGCGATCATCCCCGAGTTGGTGAAGGTGTTCACGAGCACCGAGAGCGGCCACGTGAAGGAGGTGGTGACGAGCAGCCGGCAGGGCGGGGCGTCGCTGAACATCCTCAGCGGCCTCGTCGCCGGCAACTTCTCCGCGTACTGGATCGGCATGGCGATCCTCGGCCTGATGGGCGTGGCGTGGTGGATCAGCCTGAGCATTCCGCCGATCATGCTCGCCCCGGCCGTGTTCGCGTTCGGGCTCGTCGCGTTCGGGTTCCTCGGCATGGGGCCGGTGACCATCGCCGTGGACAGTTATGGCCCGGTGACGGACAACGCCCAGAGCGTGTACGAGCTCTCCACCATCGAGGGCGTGCCGGGCATCCGCGAGGAGATTCAACGCGACTTCGGGTTCGCCGCCGACTTCGAGACGGCCAAGGAGAACCTGGAGAAGAACGACGGCGCCGGGAACACGTTCAAGGCCACGGCCAAGCCGGTGCTCATCGGCACGGCGGTGGTCGGGGCCACGACGATGATCTTCGCCATCATCGTGGGGCTGACGCAGGGGCTGAAGCCGGAGCTGGTGGTGAACCTGTCGATCCTGAACCCGCTGTTCCTGCTCGGGCTGATCGCCGGCGGTGCGGTGATCTACTGGTTCACCGGCGCGAGCATGCAGGCGGTGACGACCGGCGCCTACCGGGCGGTGGAGTTCATCAAGGCGAACATCCGGCTGGACGACACGGTGACGAAGGCGAGCACCGAGGACTCGAAGAAGGTGGTGGAGATCTGCACCAAGTACGCCCAGGCGGGGATGTTCAACATCTTCCTGGTGGTGTTCTTCAGCACCCTCGGGTTCGCGTTCCTCGACTCGTTCTTCTTCATCGGCTACCTGATCAGCATCGCGCTGTTCGGGCTGTACCAGGCGATCTTCATGGCCAACGCCGGCGGGGCGTGGGACAACGCCAAGAAGATCGTGGAGACGGAGTTGAAGATGAAGGGCACCCCCCTGCACGACGCGACGGTGGTCGGCGACACGGTGGGCGACCCGTTCAAGGACACGAGCAGCGTCGCGCTGAACCCGATCATCAAGTTCACGACGCTGTTCGGGCTGCTGGCGGTGGAGCTGGCGGTGGAGCTGACGGCGACGCGCGGGTCGGGCCTGGCGCACGGCCTGGCGGCGGCGTTCCTGGCGGTGTCGATGGTGTTCGTGTGGCGGAGCTTCTACGGGATGCGCATCCAGGACGGGGGCGACCACGGGCACGCGAAGGCGTAA
- a CDS encoding DNA methyltransferase translates to MRHRFHAICPYFAMFPESFAEQWIGELTRKGDVVLDPFSGRGTTAFQAVLMGRKPVACDVNDVAYCITKAKVQAPSLTSVLRRLTVLESGYKKGEWLRRARSMPEFFHVAYHNDTLRQTLYLRDALDWRKNRTDCMLAAIALGALHGETNKSPSYLSNQMPRTISTKPAYSVKFWRDRNLLPPERDAFALLRTQARYRYESPPPEGEATVIHGDMRHLSWEKDTLPGPIRLAVTSPPYLDVTNFEEDQWLRLWFLGGPPNPTRHRVSRDDRYETQVSYWSFIADMWRMLGAVMAKKGHVVIRLGGRGQEIDSMQKKLASTCSFSGRRVELVSHSYSELKKRQTDSFQPGTKGCLVELDCHFQFIS, encoded by the coding sequence ATGAGACACCGCTTCCATGCCATCTGTCCTTATTTCGCCATGTTCCCCGAGTCGTTCGCGGAGCAGTGGATCGGCGAGTTAACACGCAAGGGCGATGTGGTTCTTGATCCGTTCAGCGGACGCGGCACGACCGCGTTTCAAGCCGTATTGATGGGCAGGAAACCTGTAGCGTGCGACGTGAATGACGTGGCTTACTGCATCACGAAAGCAAAGGTCCAGGCACCTTCTTTGACGAGCGTGCTTCGTCGTCTGACTGTTCTTGAGAGTGGCTACAAAAAGGGAGAATGGCTGCGGCGTGCCAGGTCGATGCCGGAGTTCTTTCATGTCGCGTACCATAACGACACGCTGCGCCAGACGCTTTACCTGCGAGATGCCTTGGACTGGCGGAAGAATCGGACGGATTGCATGCTGGCTGCGATCGCCCTCGGGGCGCTGCATGGGGAGACGAATAAATCGCCTTCCTACCTCAGTAACCAGATGCCCCGCACGATCAGCACGAAACCGGCGTACTCGGTGAAGTTTTGGCGAGACCGCAACCTCCTGCCTCCGGAGCGCGATGCGTTTGCGCTACTCCGCACGCAGGCTCGTTACCGCTATGAGTCGCCCCCCCCAGAAGGCGAGGCAACTGTAATCCATGGTGACATGCGTCACCTATCTTGGGAAAAGGACACTTTGCCTGGGCCGATCCGACTCGCAGTCACCTCCCCTCCTTACCTTGATGTTACCAACTTCGAGGAGGACCAGTGGCTCCGCTTGTGGTTTCTTGGTGGACCACCGAACCCGACTCGGCACCGTGTTTCGCGCGATGATCGTTACGAGACGCAAGTTAGCTACTGGTCGTTCATTGCTGACATGTGGCGGATGCTCGGGGCTGTCATGGCGAAGAAAGGCCATGTAGTCATTCGCCTAGGGGGGCGAGGTCAGGAGATCGACTCGATGCAAAAGAAGCTTGCCTCTACTTGCTCTTTTAGCGGCCGTCGTGTTGAACTGGTTTCGCACAGCTATAGCGAATTGAAGAAGAGGCAGACGGATTCCTTTCAGCCGGGGACCAAGGGGTGCCTGGTTGAACTGGACTGCCATTTTCAGTTTATATCATAG
- a CDS encoding zinc ribbon domain-containing protein: MPIPVVCANCQTRLNAPDAAAGRKVKCPKCQTVMPVPGTAAPAPPPLPPPPAAPSGGTPFDFGGDSPPPPPRRPSGESRPPRPAPDSPDSPDSPPSPPAGGGSAFDFGAAVESGGGGRARGEREDRPRRRRRDEDDAPPADRPRRPRPDDDAPADDDRPRGRRPAAGGGKSPLLWILLGGGLLLLTCCGGGGVVAYIAMGKVKDAAAQVTKKLDDDMKKAAAAQLPPGWTKFEAPDKSVRAAFPAPFPDDAGLSFTTQSVTGAKAWRSQEADWSLTCTVAVVKFRPTSKAADREKDLKLAAGMMNFAAKDAGGPKTVDWLGGQAKETDAKGGVNQDLSVVTRWVVVGNTGYVAIVQHKDKPEAVRTFFNNVEALSK, translated from the coding sequence ATGCCGATCCCGGTTGTTTGTGCCAACTGTCAGACGCGGCTGAACGCCCCCGATGCGGCGGCCGGGCGCAAGGTGAAGTGTCCGAAGTGTCAGACGGTGATGCCGGTGCCTGGCACGGCCGCACCCGCACCGCCGCCGCTTCCCCCGCCGCCGGCCGCGCCGAGTGGCGGCACCCCGTTCGACTTCGGCGGCGATTCTCCCCCACCGCCCCCGCGTCGCCCCAGTGGCGAGTCGCGCCCGCCGCGACCGGCGCCGGATTCGCCGGATTCGCCGGACTCGCCGCCCTCGCCGCCAGCGGGCGGCGGCAGCGCGTTCGACTTCGGCGCCGCCGTCGAGTCCGGGGGCGGCGGCCGGGCGCGCGGCGAGCGTGAGGACCGGCCGCGCCGCCGCCGCCGCGACGAGGACGACGCCCCGCCGGCGGACCGCCCGCGCCGCCCGCGGCCGGACGACGACGCCCCGGCGGACGACGACCGCCCGCGCGGCCGCCGCCCGGCGGCCGGCGGGGGCAAATCGCCGCTGCTGTGGATCCTGCTCGGCGGCGGCTTGCTGCTGCTGACGTGCTGCGGCGGTGGCGGCGTGGTCGCCTACATCGCGATGGGGAAGGTCAAGGACGCCGCCGCCCAGGTGACGAAGAAGCTCGACGACGACATGAAGAAGGCCGCCGCCGCGCAACTGCCGCCGGGGTGGACGAAGTTCGAGGCGCCGGACAAGTCGGTCCGCGCGGCCTTCCCGGCCCCGTTCCCGGACGACGCCGGCCTGTCGTTCACGACGCAGTCGGTGACAGGGGCGAAGGCGTGGCGGAGCCAGGAGGCGGACTGGAGCCTGACCTGCACCGTAGCGGTCGTCAAGTTCCGCCCCACGTCCAAGGCCGCGGACCGCGAGAAGGACTTGAAGCTCGCCGCGGGGATGATGAACTTCGCCGCCAAGGACGCCGGCGGGCCGAAGACGGTGGACTGGCTCGGCGGCCAGGCGAAGGAGACGGACGCGAAGGGCGGCGTGAACCAGGACCTGAGCGTCGTCACCCGGTGGGTGGTGGTGGGCAACACCGGGTACGTGGCGATCGTGCAGCACAAGGACAAGCCGGAGGCCGTGCGGACGTTCTTCAACAACGTCGAGGCGCTGTCGAAGTAG